The genomic interval CCCTTCCGTGCCAGCCCAGTTCACACTTAGCTCTCCACAAGCTGAACTGCTAAGAAAGTCTTTATTAATAAGGTGGGAAGGGAAGGCAAGGAGCCTGGAGACGGACACACTGGTACCAGGGGTTACAAACAGTAAGAAACACTTTATTATAACTTTACAACATATAAATAGCTTGGGTCAAATCTGTGCTTTCTGGCAGCTGGGCATCCAGTCTTGTCCCCTGCAGGCTCCGGCCTTCCTTCACATTGCACTGTTCGCTGGGTGGCTCTGGCCCTGGGGCCTGGTGGTGGAGGGTGGAAAGAAAGCCGGGCAGCCCCATTCCGCTGTCCAGCTCCCGGAGGGGGGGCCCCGCCTGTCATCTGCTTGGGTTGCGGCTGGTGTGGAAGGACCGCTCCTCAGGGGTCAGGCCGGCAAAGAAGGGGTGCAGCAGGGCCTCCGCCAGTGTGATGCGTTGGGCAGGGTCGAATTCTAACATCTTCCTCATCAGGTCAAACAGCTGCACGTGCTCCAAGGCATCCTCGAGCATGTAGCTCTGCTCAGGGACACAAGGTGCCGCAGTGTGAcggcggggctggggggccaCCGCGGGTCCCCGGGCCTCTGGGAGGCCTTGCTGCAGGGCTCGAGGAGCCAGTGCTTGCCCCCTGGAGGACCACTTCTGCCCTCCTGGACCGCGAGCGGCTCTGCTCCTTGCATGCCCGCGTAGAGCTTTTGGCTCTGAGCGTCTCGCTGGCTTGGTGCCTCTGCCCCTGCATGCAACGTCCCGACAGGTGGGCAGTGTCCCCTCTGTAGAATTCACTGGTCCGGGCACCAGATGCCGTCGACAGAGGATTTCAGGCCATGTCTACAtcttccctccccctcacctcAGTCCTGCCTAGTTCTTCCCAAAACTGAGAGAAGAGGAGCACCGGAGGCAGCAAGGTCTCTGACATCGGGCTCTTCTGGTGCTCCCCCATTACATCCATGGCCaccctgtgggggaggggcggggctaaGGGCCCCTCGGGGGGGCGGTTGGCAAGCAGCCCCACAGCCCGCACCCAGCAGCCTTGGGTGTGGCCTCCCACAGAGCCGGAGCGAGGAGGCAGCCTGTAGCTGCCCGGCCGGTCTCTGCTGTGTGTCTGCCCAGTGCCTGGGGCCTCCTTGGCATGAGCCGAGCTGGGGGAAGCCAGAAACTGACCTTCAGAGGTTTGCAGTTCTCCTTCACATACCGGCCATCAGAGCTGTTCTCATCCCAAACCAGGCCCCCTTTGTagaaatatttctgtttcctggaagcaaaggaaagaaggggTCAAGCctcaggggttgggggagacatGGCAGTCTGGGGAATGACTGCAGAGGCACCGGGGATGCTAACTGGCCCAGTGCAGCAGGGGAGGAAGGTCTGGGCGAGTGTCTGCCAGCTCAGAGTGCGGTACGGGAGGGAAGGCCGCTAGGAGCCTGGGGGAGCCAGGGTGTCCCGGGAGACTGGCTTGTGACCCAAGGCCAAGATGGGAAAGGCCCCTATGGCCACCCCTGAAGGTGTCCCCACGGCTGCTTACCTGGTACGGTGGATCATGTGTGAGGGGATGGGCCCTAGGATCTTCTCCATCATCACCAAATGTTCTCGGTTTTCGTGGGTCTATTGGAAGGTCAGGGATAGAGCAAGCAGGAGTCAGTACCAGCCTCTGCCCCCTCAAAAAAATAAGGGACCCAAAAAGATGGGCAGGGGCCTTCCTTGCCCCAAGAGATGTGAACCCACCAGGTGAATAGTAATCCCGGCCTCTGACATGGTGGCAGCCTGCCAGACCATTCTCTCAAGGTCAAGTTCACTCTCCTTAGCCTTTCAGGTGGATTTAACCATCACTGCACACCTTTCTCCAATGACTTCCTCACTCTTTCCAAAACGTGCCCCTCTCTGCACCCTCCTCCCTCAGGCTGTGCTCCTGCCTCAAATGCTCGCTCCTCTTGCTTATGGTCCTCCACGCTGAGGCCGAGCACGAGAATCCCTGGGCGCTCCACTCCTCGACCTCAGGAGCCTGAGTGTTCCAGCGTGCTGACGCGGGGTGGTCACAGGGCTCTCCCACGTCAGCCCCTGCAGCCTACCCAAGGAGCAGTGCTCAAGCGAGCCCCGTGATGCAGGAGGCCTTACCTGGAAGAGTGTGAAGCCCCGGTAGTACTCGAAGAGAATGCAGCCAATGCTCCAGACGTCGCAGGGCTGTGCCCAGCCCAGCTCTGAAAACCAACATGGGAGGAGACTGTGACACTCagccccctgctcccagcccagaTGTCAAAGGACAGCTGCCACTCTGGTGGGCAGGACCCTAGCCCAAACCCCAACAGAAGGCCCTTTCTCAGGGAAGGCCAAGTGAACAGCTACAGTGACACCCGCCCCTGGGGGCAGGCACATCCCCGCCCCTAGTCCTCCCCTCCCGACGATGGTCCGCTTTATCAAGGGCTGGGGGCTAGCCAGTCACTCACCAAGGATCACCTCAGGTGGGCGGTAGTGACGGGTAGCCACAATGGTCGTGTGGTGCTCATGGTCAAAGGTGGCACTGCCGAAGTCAGCCACTCGGATGCTGGTGTTCTTCACCGCCTTCTCCTCACAGCTCTGAGGCAAGGAGGGCATGCAGGTCAGGAAGCCTGCAGGTAGGTCCCAGTGGGTGACCTACCACAGAGCATGGCCTTGCCCTCTCCCGACCCCTACCTTGTGCTCATTGTAGAGAGTTTCAAACTCTGAATTCACAAACAAGATGTTCTCTGGCTTCAAGTCTGTGTGGGTCAGTTGGTTTTCATGTAGAACTGGGGAAGCAGGAAACAACCTTGAGAACCCTGGCTGCTTCTCGGGCCCCACTGCCGGTGCGAGATGAGACTGCAACCCCACAGCTGGTCTCTCGGCCACCCTCATCCCCCCAGCCTCTGCAGGGGGCACAGCGGACTCTGCCTCCATACTGGCTTCCCTCTTGAGTGCTCGGTGCTTGGGGCCGTGGCCAGTTCTGATACTTCACAAGGGGGCAGGGACACTCTTCCCATCCAGTATAGAaaacctccctcttcctcctcctcagccagTCTCTGGCTGAGGCTGCAGCATCAGCCTGGGgactcctcctccccagcaccgGCTGCATGATTTGCAGGCCCGGGGACAAGATGAACACGCAGGTCCCCTCAGGAGTCACAAAGAATGTTAAGTTGGCAGCGAGCGAACAATGAATAACCACAGGGCCGCCCCTGAAACAACCTGAGGCCGGCCCTACCTCTTCCCATCCCTCAGCCTGGGAAGAGACCTCTACCTTCTCCTTCCAGCTCCTGTCCCATCAGTGCTGGCACCCAGTTAGCACCTTCTGACTCCACGCTCCCAGCTGGTGGTCAAGACCCGGCCCGTAGCGTGACCCACCTCTCTCCAGCCTGGGCCCTGCTTCCTCGGAGGGAGTTTCAGCACGTGCTGGGGTCTGGGGCCCCcgggcctccccgccccccccaccatctGTGTAGACCTGAACAGCCTAGATCTAGGCTCCTCTCTAAGGAGCCTTTGTCCTGTGTGGACCACCATACCCTTCAGGGCACCTCTGAAAGCCCCACACCACCAAAAGCAGCTCTGAGAGGCCGGCGGGCAGATGGGAAGGGGTGGTCAGATGAAGGGCATCTGTGCGGGCAGTGCCTGGGGCTGGAATCCACAGTCAGGCTTCAGTCTTCCCATCCTCCGTAGGATGGCAAAAGGGACAAGGGGAAGATCTTTATTCCTGAGTGCCTGTGGCATAGGTGGGCTCAGGGGCCCCCTGGAGGGGAACCaagcctctccttcctcccaaacAGTCCTCCCTGAAGGCCTTTCAGCCAAAGGGGACCCAGTGCCTCTGGGGCCGGGCATGATGGCTGGTAGTGCACTGGTGTtagcaggggagcaggaggccacCAGGCGCGGGCACGGACACTTACATCGGAGGGCGTGGCAGAGCTGGTAGGCCATATGCCGCACGTGTGGCAGGGGGTAAGGCTGGAAATTATTCTCCTTCAGGAACTCAAAGGTGTTCTTGCCTAGGAGCTCAAAGGCGATGCACATGTGCCCATGGAAGTTGAACCAGTCGGACATCAAGACACACAGGCTAGAGGAGAAGATTGGGTGGGGAGGCTCaatttctgcccctccctcagatAAGGCcggtccccacccccaggccactGGGTCACCCATGCCCATAAAGAAAAACCCTCAATTACAAAGAGCATGTCTCCCATCAGAGACCACCCTGATCAGCTCAGGGCAAGGACTAAACTTCCTACTGCCACAGGGGAAGTTCTGGTCCAAGGCATCCTGCCCTGTCTACTTAAGACATGGCCACAATCCCTGCACCTCGGAAAGAGATGGAATTGTGCCTGCCGTTCTCCAGCTCCCTTAACTGAGCTTCCCAAGTCTGCGGGGCTCAGCACCGGGCTGGCAGGAGAGGAACTGCTCAGTGTGGGTGCACCGGGGTGGCTCGACTTCGGAGCCCTCCGACTGTGTAAGCGCTGCAGCAGCTGTGGGGCTGCATCTGTTCTGATCCCTGCTGTGACCCACGAGGCCCTCACTTATGGAAGCGGGCCCAGGAGGCCGCCTCGGAGCACAGAACCCTTGGGGTGGAGCCTGCACTGCGACCCCAGGGCTCCTCCAGCGGGACTCATAGGGCCTGGGCATGCTGCTCTGCACGCCAACTGGGTGAAGGGCCACGGCTCCGCCGG from Mustela erminea isolate mMusErm1 chromosome 5, mMusErm1.Pri, whole genome shotgun sequence carries:
- the CLK3 gene encoding dual specificity protein kinase CLK3 isoform X2, whose product is MHHCKRYRSPEPDPYLSYRWKRRRSYSREHEGRLRYPSRREPPPRRSRSRSHDRLPYQRRYRERRDSDTYRCEERSPSFGEDCYGSSRSHHRRRSRDREPYRPRKHAHHCHKRRTRSCSSASSRSQQSSKRSSRSVEDDKEGHLVCRTGDWLQERYEIVGNLGEGTFGKVVECLDHARGKSQVALKIIRNVGKYREAARLEINVLKKIKEKDKENKFLCVLMSDWFNFHGHMCIAFELLGKNTFEFLKENNFQPYPLPHVRHMAYQLCHALRFLHENQLTHTDLKPENILFVNSEFETLYNEHKSCEEKAVKNTSIRVADFGSATFDHEHHTTIVATRHYRPPEVILELGWAQPCDVWSIGCILFEYYRGFTLFQTHENREHLVMMEKILGPIPSHMIHRTRKQKYFYKGGLVWDENSSDGRYVKENCKPLKSYMLEDALEHVQLFDLMRKMLEFDPAQRITLAEALLHPFFAGLTPEERSFHTSRNPSR
- the CLK3 gene encoding dual specificity protein kinase CLK3 isoform X1 is translated as MHHCKRYRSPEPDPYLSYRWKRRRSYSREHEGRLRYPSRREPPPRRSRSRSHDRLPYQRRYRERRDSDTYRCEERSPSFGEDCYGSSRSHHRRRSRDREPYRPRKHAHHCHKRRTRSCSSASSRSQQSSKRSSRSVEDDKEGHLVCRTGDWLQERYEIVGNLGEGTFGKVVECLDHARGKSQVALKIIRNVGKYREAARLEINVLKKIKEKDKENKFLCVLMSDWFNFHGHMCIAFELLGKNTFEFLKENNFQPYPLPHVRHMAYQLCHALRFLHENQLTHTDLKPENILFVNSEFETLYNEHKSCEEKAVKNTSIRVADFGSATFDHEHHTTIVATRHYRPPEVILELGWAQPCDVWSIGCILFEYYRGFTLFQTHENREHLVMMEKILGPIPSHMIHRTRKQKYFYKGGLVWDENSSDGRYVKENCKPLKVSFWLPPARLMPRRPQALGRHTAETGRAATGCLLAPALWEATPKAAGCGLWGCLPTAPPRGP